A DNA window from Brassica napus cultivar Da-Ae chromosome C1, Da-Ae, whole genome shotgun sequence contains the following coding sequences:
- the LOC106385033 gene encoding peroxidase 34-like, whose product MHSTLSTWTILITLACLMLRASLSDAQLTPTFYDSSCPNVTNIVRETIVNELRSDPRIAASILRLHFHDCFVNGCDASILLDNTTSFRTEKDAAGNANSARGFPVIDRMKAAVERACPRTVSCADMLTIAAQQSVTLAGGPAWRVPLGRRDSLQAFLNLANANLPAPFFTLPQLKASFRNVGLDRPSDLVALSGGHTFGKNQCRFIMDRLYNFSNTGLPDPTLNTTYLQTLRGLCPRTGNLSALVDFDLRTPTVFDNKYYVNLREQKGLIQSDQELFSSPNATDTIPLVRAYADGTQTFFNAFVEAMNRMGNITPLTGTQGQIRLNCRMVNSNSLLHDVVDIVDFVSSM is encoded by the exons ATGCATTCTACTTTGTCCACTTGGACAATCTTAATCACATTGGCATGTCTTATGCTTCGTGCGTCTCTGTCCGATGCTCAGCTTACCCCTACCTTCTACGACAGTTCATGCCCAAACGTCACTAACATCGTACGAGAAACCATTGTCAACGAGCTAAGATCAGACCCTCGTATCGCCGCGAGTATCCTTCGTCTTCACTTCCACGACTGCTTTGTTAAT ggTTGTGATGCATCGATCTTGTTAGACAACACGACATCATTCCGAACAGAGAAAGATGCAGCTGGAAATGCAAACTCGGCTCGGGGATTTCCTGTGATTGATAGAATGAAAGCCGCAGTGGAGAGGGCATGCCCGAGAACCGTTTCATGCGCAGATATGCTCACCATCGCAGCTCAACAATCTGTCACTTTG GCAGGAGGCCCTGCATGGAGGGTTCCTTTGGGGAGAAGAGACAGCTTACAAGCGTTTCTGAATCTAGCTAATGCTAATCTTCCAGCTCCATTCTTCACACTTCCACAACTTAAAGCCAGCTTTAGAAACGTTGGCCTCGACCGTCCTTCTGATCTCGTTGCTCTTTCCG GGGGTCACACATTTGGTAAGAATCAATGCCGGTTCATTATGGACAGATTATACAACTTCAGCAACACCGGTTTACCTGATCCTACCCTCAACACTACTTACCTCCAAACTCTTCGTGGACTATGTCCACGTACCGGTAACCTAAGCGCCTTGGTGGATTTTGATCTGCGTACACCTACGGTTTTCGACAACAAATACTATGTGAATCTAAGAGAACAGAAAGGTCTTATCCAGAGCGACCAAGAATTGTTCTCTAGTCCTAATGCTACTGACACAATCCCCTTGGTAAGAGCATATGCTGATGGCACACAAACATTCTTCAATGCGTTTGTGGAGGCGATGAATAGGATGGGAAACATTACACCTCTTACGGGAACTCAAGGACAGATCAGGCTGAACTGTAGGATGGTGAATTCCAACTCTCTACTCCATGACGTTGTTGATATCGTTGATTTTGTTAGCTCTATGTGA